GGCCTCGGGCTCGGTGCCGACGGCACCCTGTGGGGCGGCGAGATCCTCGTCGCCGACCTGTGCGGATATCGCCGCGTGGGCAGGTTCGCGACCGCGCCCCTGCCCGGCGGCGACGCGGCGGTACGCCACCCGTCCCGCACCGCCCTCGGTCATCTGCTGGGCGGTGAGACGCTGGGCCACCCGCGTCCCTACCCGTGGCTCACCCGGCCCTTCACGGAGCGACTCGACCCGGTGGAGGCCGCCGCCGTGGGCGCGATGATCGCGCGGGGCGTCAACTGCCCGCGCTCCTCCAGCGCGGGGCGGCTCTTCGACACGGTGGCCTCGCTGCTGGGGCTCTGCGACCGGGTGAGTTACGAGGGTGAGGCCGCCGTCCTGCTGGAGGCCGCGGCGGGCGGGACGCGTGCCGTGCCGCTGGCCCATCGCGTCGTACGGGAGCGCGGACTGTGGGTGTACGACCCCGCGCCGACCCTGGCTGACCTGCTGCGCCGGCGACTGGACGCGGAGCCGGTGGGGTCGCTGGCGGCGGCCTTCCATTGCACGCTCGCGGTCGTCACCGGCGAGCTGGTGGCGCGGGCCGTGGCGGAGGGCGCGCCGCGCACGGTGTGCCTGGGAGGGGGCTGCTTCGTCAACCGGCGGCTGCTCACCGAGGTCCGACGCCGGCTGCACGCGCAGGGGCTGCGGGTGCTGGTCGGCGGTCAGGTCCCGGTCGGGGACGGTGGCATCAGCTACGGCCAGGCGGCGGTCGCGGCCGCCCGGCTGGCCGGGGAGAGGTGAGCGCGGATGTGTCTGGGCATTCCGGGCAGGGTGCTGGAGGTTCACGACGACGCCGGGCTGCGCATGGCGAGCGTCGACTTCGGCGGGATACGGCGAGAGGTGTGCCTGAGCTGCACGCCCGAGGCCGATGTCGGGTCGTACGTGATCGTGCACGTCGGCTTCGCGATCACCCTCGTCGACGAGACCGAGGCCCGGCGCACGCTCGATGTGCTGC
This DNA window, taken from Streptomyces sp. NBC_00663, encodes the following:
- a CDS encoding HypC/HybG/HupF family hydrogenase formation chaperone; translated protein: MCLGIPGRVLEVHDDAGLRMASVDFGGIRREVCLSCTPEADVGSYVIVHVGFAITLVDETEARRTLDVLRAMAGAVEGELGEPLP